In Polyangiaceae bacterium, the genomic window GGCGGACCGAACGCCGGCCACACGCTCGTGGTGGGCGACGACAAGCTCGTGGTGCGCCTGCTGCCGAGCGGCATCCTGCGTCCCAGCACGCGCTGCATCCTCGGCCAGGGCATGGTGATCGACGCCAAGGTGCTGCTCTCGGAGATCGACCAGCTCGTCGAGCGCGGCCATGCGGATCTCCAGAGCCGCCTTCTGCTCAGCGATCGCGCCCACATGATCTTGCCCTATCACCTGGTCGTCGATGGTCTCCGAGAGGCGGCGCTGGGGCAGGAGCGCGCGCTCGGCACCACCAAGAAGGGTATCGGTCCGGCCTACGAGGACAAGGCCCGGCGCACCGGGATCCGCACCGGGGATCTCCGCGATCTCGGCCGCCTCACCGCGCTGGTCGAGGCCGCGCTCGACGCCTGGCGCCCGACGCTGAGCGCGCTCGGCGGCCAGTGCCCGAGCGCGAGCGCCGTCGTCGAGGAGCTGGCGCCCTTCGCGGCGCGGCTGGTTCCCTTGCTCGGCAACGCCTCGCGGGAGGTGGACGCGGCGCTCTCTGCCGGCAAGGACGTGATGTTCGAGGGAGCGCAGGGCACGCTCCTCGACGTGGACCACGGCACCTATCCTTTCGTCACCTCGAGCTCCGCGGTGGCCGGCGGCGCCACCACGGGCGCGGGCATCGGGCCGAGCCGCATCGACTGCGTCGTCGGCATCACCAAGGCGTACACCACGCGAGTCGGGGCG contains:
- a CDS encoding adenylosuccinate synthase; translated protein: MTAVVIVGAQWGDEGKGKIVDYYTESAQVVVRYAGGPNAGHTLVVGDDKLVVRLLPSGILRPSTRCILGQGMVIDAKVLLSEIDQLVERGHADLQSRLLLSDRAHMILPYHLVVDGLREAALGQERALGTTKKGIGPAYEDKARRTGIRTGDLRDLGRLTALVEAALDAWRPTLSALGGQCPSASAVVEELAPFAARLVPLLGNASREVDAALSAGKDVMFEGAQGTLLDVDHGTYPFVTSSSAVAGGATTGAGIGPSRIDCVVGITKAYTTRVGAGPFPTELDDAAGKHLRDVGVEFGSVTGRPRRTGWLDLPALRYARRVNGLDGLALTKLDVLTGLERVRVCVAYDTPEGRVDDLPIDLLDPPGLVTPVYEDLEGWTEPLSSARSLDDLPKAARAYVRFLEQGAGAPLYLVSVGPRRAETIELRHPFAKSG